In the Paenibacillus sp. FSL R7-0337 genome, AGCGGGGCAGGTCCTCCAGCGGAATGCCGGTAATCAGGTGCAGGATGTTGTTCACCGGACCCATGGTCGGGCTGAAGATGAAGTTCCATACCGCCGCAACCGCTACCAGCGAAGCCACGTAAGGGAAGAAGAAGACCGTTCTCATGAAATTACGGCCCATGATCTTCTGATTGAGCAGAATCGCCAGCGCCAGCGCTACGATCATGGTCAGCGGCACGACACCAATGGTGTAGACAATCGTATTCCACAAGGCTTTGTGGAAGGTGGTATCCGAGATCAGCCGGGAGAAGTTGTCCAGCCCGATGAACTTCATCGGATTGGCCCCGTCCCATTTCACAAACGCCAGAATAAAGGCAAAAATCATCGGTACCAGGGTGAACAGGGCAAATCCGATAAAGTTCGGCGCAATAAAGCTATACGCGACCAGGTTATCCCGGAGTCCGCGCGACAACCGGCTTTTTGGGCTCTTATTTGTACGCAATATGGTTTCGTTCTGCATTCGTTCTCCTCCAAACCTTATCTAACATCCCCGTAAAGTGGGATTTACATCGATGCCTGTTAATGTGAGTGCTGTGAGGTCCGCTATTTATATGAAAGGCGGGCCTCCGCCCGCCCTTCCTTCAGGACACTAACGTTACACGTTCACCTTAATTGTTCAAAAGCTGGCCTACACGGTCATTCATATCCTTCAAGCCTTCGTCAATCGTAGCGTTCTTGGTCATGATGTTGTCATGCGCTTCATTCAGAATAACCTCAATGTCCGCACTCTTCTCATGAATCGGCATTTCCAGATAAGTCTGAACGGTATTCAGTGCAGCCTTACTGTTATCATCTGCCGGGAAGCCGTCGATGGAGGTGATGGAATTGATAACTTCGTCATTCTTAATCGCCGGAATCGTACCGGTAGAAGCGATCACCTTAGCGCCTTCCGCACCCGTTACGAAGTTCATGAAATCAAGAGCTGCTTCCTTATGCTTCGACTTCTGGTTAACGGCCAGGGAAGTAATCGTTCCCAGAGTCGTCCCAGCTTCAACGCCGTCCGGATGAGGATACTTCACGATACCCCATTCCTTCGACTGGGATTCCCCGCTCTTCACCTTCTCAATCTGGGTGGCAATGAACCAGCTGCCCATGTTCATCATCGCAACAGAGTTGTTGTAGAATACGCCGGAGTAATGCGTGCTGGAGGTCTTAAGGGTAGCGTAATCCATAACGATGCCATCTTCCTGCTCCTTCAGAATCCGCTCATAGGTAGGCTTCAGGAAGTCATAGTTGCCGCCGACCACAGTGTTCTTGCCGTCCAGGATACCGAACAGTTGAACCGCGCTTCGCCAGGTGTGGTAGTGGGCGCCGTATACCTTTTCGGAGCCGCTGCCGGAGGTCATCTTGCGGGCCAGCTCATCATATTGGTCGAAGGTCATATCGTTGGTCGGATAATCTACACCCGCTTTGTCGAACAAGGCTTTGTTGTAGTAGATCAGCCAAAAGTCACTGCGGAACGGAAGCGCATACACCTCGCCGTTCACTTCAATTTGCTCGACCGTACCGCCGTATACCGAAGGATCGATGGATTTGTCACCCATGTAGGTCTTCAGCGGCTCCAGATGATTCTGCTTCACAAGGTTTGAGTAGCCCGGAATGTCTTTGATTGTCAGGACATCCAGATCCGCCCCGCCCGAGAGCTGTGTGCTGAGCATGGTCATATAGTCGGTGGAGCCCAGATCGACGTATTCAATGGTTACGTTCGGATGTGCAGTCTTGTAAGCATCGATCAGCGGTTTGTAGTATGCAGTCGCTTCCCAGTCCCACAGCGCCCATTTCAGTGTTACCGGCTCCTGGCTTGGTTCGGAGGAAGCGGTTGCAGCGTTGCCCGAAGCAGGTGAGGCCGTTGCAGCGGCGTCTTTCGTATTGTTATTGCCGGAGCATCCGGCCAGCATGCTCACGGAGAGCGCAGTGGCAAGGGTCATGCCGTATAATCTTTTCAAGTTCATGTAAGTATCCCCTTTATCTTCTTATGGTCTATCATAGCCGGCACGTTTGCTTATCCGGCCTTAGTTCAAAGTGTAAGCCTTTTCAGACCCGATGGGGATGCAAAATCAAACACAGTTCATTCACTATTCTGTGCTTTTCTCCGCACGGCCTGCCCCGAACCTGTAATTTCTTATCCGAAACCTGTAAAATTCTCAGCTTCTCCCCCTGACTCTATAATGAAACGCAGGAATATGCTATGGTAGTTGAAAACGCTTTATATAGGTCCAGTTATAGATGAAGGAGTGTTCACCACGGTACGTAAATCTACTATTAAAAGCCGCATTATTCTGCTCATGACCGCCTTTGCACTGCTGATTGCCACGCTGCTGTCCTGGTTCAGCTACGAACTGATTACGTATTACCAGCGCAAAACGACGATCCAGGCGACGGAATTCAACCTCCAGCTCGTCTCCCATATTATTGAACAGGATCTGATTGATCTGACTACGCTGGCGATGACCAGCAGCACTAACTCGTCTACGAACACCCTGCTTACCGAATATTTCGGGTCGGCGGAGGCCAGCCCCAAGCAGGCGCTGAATGTGTTCAACGCGATGCAGGACGATGTGCGGATCAACCGCTCCTACAGCTATGTACGCCGCCTGATTGCCACGGATAACAGCGGAAAGTTCCTGCAGGTGGAGAATTTCGGCACCTCCGTTCCGCTAACGATCCATAATATCGGTCAAGTCACCGGTCTGACGAATGAGGCCGAAGAGCAATGGGACCGGGTCATTAAGGACCCGCTCTCCAATTCCTACGGAATTCCCTTTGTGTTCCCGATCTACGGCCGGGGGGCCACCCGGATGGGCACCGTCTACCTGCTCGCGAATACCTCCGTCATTACGGACAAGCTGAAGGGCTATGCCCTGCCGGAGCATTCCCGGCTGCTCCTCACGCTCGGCGAGCATCATTATCAGCTTACCGGCGATCAGGTCAAAGCCATTGAAGAGCCGTATGAGCCGGTAGCCTATACCAGTGACAAGCCTGTCGGCCCGGGTACCGAGCTGTCCATGGTGAAAATGCAGAATGATCGGGAAAGCCATATCGTGGTATCGTATCCGGTACGCAGCGGTGTCATGCTCTCGCAGACCTTGTCCAGCGACCAGTTCGCGCCCCGGAGCAATATATGGATTCTCGTCCTGCTCGGTGTCTGTCTGCTCGTGCTTGTCTTAAGCGCGATCATTACGCTGTATTTGACCCGCACAATCAGCCTTCCGGTGGAGAAGTTGAAGAAACGCATGGACAAGATTGCCCAAGGCAACTTCCTGCTGGACTCGGGTATTGAATGGAACAGCGAGCTGGGCGATGTCGGCCGGGGCATTAACCGGCTGTCCCAGGATATCGTGGCCCTCATGGACAGCCGGCTCGCAGACGAGAAGCAGAAGCAGGAGCTGGAGTACCGGATGCTCCAGAACCAGATTAATCCGCATTTCCTGTACAATACCCTGAATTCGATCAAATGGATGGCTACGATCCAGAACGCCACCGGCATTGCAGAGATGACGACCTCCCTGTCCCGGCTGCTCCGCAGCATCGCCAAGGATAACCGGCGGCTGATGCCGCTGAAGGATGAGCTGAGCCTGCTGGATGATTATTTCCTGATTCAGAAATACCGGTACGGCAGCACGGTTACCATGGTCACAGAGATTGAAGAGGAAGCGCTGCTCGCCGGGCTTATTCCGCGCTTCACCCTCCAGCCGCTGGTCGAGAATGCGATCTTCCACGGCATCGAGCCCAAAGGCCGGGGCGATATTGTGGTCCGGGTCACGAAGAGCGGCTTCGCGGATCTGCTCATCACGATCGAGGACAATGGGGTCGGGATGAAGGAGGAGCAAATCTCCACCATCCTAACCGTTCCCGGGGACGAGGCTAAGGGAATGCTGGAGAATATCGGGCTGCGCAGTGTGAACGAGCGGCTGCAGCTTGCTTTTGGCGGGGAGTACGGCTTGTCGATTGAGAGCGAGGTCGGCCGTTACACCAAGATGAAGCTGCTGCTGCCCTTCCGGCAGAGAGAATAGCCCCCGGCGCCCTGCAAACTGAGCAAGGATGTGATGAGCTTGATCAAATTATTAATCGCAGATGATGAAGCCCTGGTCTGCATCGGACTACAGTCCATGCTGAAATGGGAGCAATATAACATTGAAATCGTCGGCATCGCCCACAACGGTGCGCAGGAGGAAGAGATGATCGACACCCTCCGCCCGGACATTGTAATCAGCGATATCAAAATGCCGATCAAAAGCGGCCTCGAGGTCGCCGGCTCGGTCCGCCGCAAGTACGGGCGGCTTCCGCTGTTCATCATGCTGACCAGCTACGAGGAATTCCAGTATGCGCGCGGAGCGATTGAGGTCCAGGCCACCGATTACCTGGTGAAGCTGGAGCTGACCCCGGAGGCGCTGGCCGAATCGATCCGCCGGGCCATTAGTATCCTGGAGGAGTACCAGACCATGGAGAGCTATCCGAAGCTGGTCCACCGCGGCAATCTCCAGGCCCAGCGGGATAAATTCTTCATCCGGCTGTTAAGCGGTCTGTTCGAGAACAAGAACCAGTATCTGCTGCAAAAGGAGGATCTGGAGGTGGACCTCTCCGCGCCGGCCTATCTGGTCTGTACCTGCCGTATTCTCGGGCCGGACACCGTCCCGCCGCGCGGGGATAAGCTGGTAGCCTTATGCTCAAGCACGGTACAGATGGCGAAGGATACGCTCTCTTCGCTTAGCGCCTGCTATGTAACCAGTCTGGATCTGCGTAACTTCGCGCTGATTCTGCCGGTTGCTGGACCCGATCCGCAGCTCTGGATGCCTGACATCCAGAATTTGCTGGCGGATATGGCTTCCGTGCTGCATAATTATTTCAATGTGACCATTATCGGGGCGATCGGCTTCGCGGCGGAAGATCCGTTTTTGCTGCAGGGGAGCTATCTCGCTGCCCGGAAGGCGCTGCCCGCCGCCGTGAAGGAGCGCTCCTTCGTCTTCTTCACGGAAGGCGAAGCCCCGCTGCAGGAGCAGCTTCTGTTTGATTTCTCGGAGTCTCGGCTGGAGATCCGCAGAGCTTTTGAAGAAATGGATACCCGCGCCCTGCACAGTATTATCTCCCGGATGATCGAGAGCTTCGACGGACGGGACGACCTGCTCGTTCCCGCCACCGATGCTGCCTGCAACATTCTGTACATGGCGACCTCCCTGCTAGCGGACGGCGAGAACATGGTGGAGCAGATCTTCGAGCAGGAGCCGGAGGGCTACCGGGCGATCTACCAGATGCATACGATTGAGGAGATTATCGGCTGGCTCGTCCAGTTTCGGGATGGCTGCGTCCGGATGCTCGCCACCCGCAGACAGAGCTATAAGGAGCAGGTGGTCAAGAATGTCCAGGAGTATATCAAAAGAAATCTCGGTACCAAGCTCTCGCTCAACCAGGTGGCGGATGTGTTCAACTTCAGCCCCAACTATCTGAGCCACCTGTTCTCCAAGGTCGCCAAAGTAAACTATGTTGAGTATATCACAGAGACCAAAATCACCGCCGCCAAGGAGATGATGGTCCGCGGCGAAGGCCGGATCTACGAGATCTCCCAGAAGCTCGGCTATGAGAGCGCCTTCTATTTCAGCAAGGTGTTCAAGAAGGTCACCGGGCTCTCTCCCCGGGATTATATGCAGCAGATTGAAGGGAATACAGAAAGCAACTAAACGAAGGAAGAAAGGAAGAAAAGTCAAATGAACAAAGGACAAATCGTATTTCTAAACGGAGTTACCAGCTCCGGCAAAACCTCAATAGTCGAAGCCATACAAGCGAGATCACCGGAATTCTTTTATGTGGTAGCGAATGATCTGTTTGAAGAAACGATCGGGGAACGCTACCTGCGTGAAGATTACTGGAAGTACCTTAGCGAAGCGATTATCATGATGTACCACACTGCGAAAGTATTCTCGGATCATGGCAAGCATGTGCTGATTGACGGCATTATCGTGGAACGTCCCGGACTTGCGCCTCATTATGAGAAGGTAAAGGAGATTTTCAGTGGATACCCGTTATCCATTGTTGAAGTATTCTGTCCTCTGGACATCTGCCGCCAGCGCAACCTGGCCCGGGAGCACCGGAGTGAAGACCAGTCGGAGGAGCAGCACAAGCTAATGGCCCGGGACATCGGGTATAGCTTCAAGGTGAACACGCATGAGAACACTTCTGAGGAGTGTGCGGATCTGATTGTGGGGCATTTATTCGGTGAGCGTACCGCAGAATGATAGGGATGAGATAGAGTAATAATGTGGAAAAGTGGAGAGGCTGCCGTTATAGGCAGCCTTTTTGTTTGCGTACAAACGGAATAACGGGCTGTGGCTTTCGTTTACGAAGAGAAAGAGCCGAACAACAAAGCAAGACTTACCTGGAGCTTGTTCCAAACTCCTCTTAGGCTTATTTGGCATCTGGCGGACTCAGATGACGCTATTATGCGAAAAAACCAACTTTTCTTGTGTTTGCGGACTCAGAAGCGCTTATATTTCCATTTGCAGCTATAAATGAGGAGTAATGGGTTGGTTAACTGCTTCTGAGTCCGCCTAGCCTGCTTAATGGTGTATTCTGGCGCTGATAAGGTCTTTCCAGTCCGCGAGAATGTTGGGGCGGGCGATACGGCGGTGATCCTGCGTTAATCCCCCACATGTAAGCGCTCTTCAAAATCTGCTTGAAAGAACCCTAAATGGATGATAGGATTAAGGTAAAGATTTAGTAAATTTATTAACTAAAAAGGCGTGATCTGCTTGGCAACGATTAAAGATATCGCCCGGGAGGCCGGCGTATCGGCCGCAACCGTATCCAGAGTGCTAAATAATGACCTGTCCCTGGCTGTCAGCGAGGAGACACGCAGCCGTGTATTCACCGTGGCCGGGCAACTGGGCTACAAGCCCTCACGGGTACGGCAGCTGAAGCGGGAGAATGAGTTGGGCAGTAAGACGATCTCGCTCCTGCTCTGGTGTACAGCCGAAGAGGAACGGGACGACCCTTATTACGGCTCCATCCGGCGCGGCGTGGAGATGCGCTGTGAGGAGCTGGGCATCCGGCTGGGCCAGACGCTGCGCGGACATAGCTCGCCAGCCCCGCTGCGCTCCGCCGGTGACGGACTTATTGTAGTCGGCGGAAGCTTCCAGCCGGGAGAGCTTGCGAAGCTGCACCAGGACCCATGCACCACCGTGCTAGTCGACCATTACTCCGAGCGCACGGAATATGACTCCGTGCGCACGCATTTCCGGCAGGCTGTCGATCAGGCGCTGGGCCATCTGCTGGAGCTGGGCCACCGCGAGATCGCCTTCATCGGAGGCGGCAGCGGGGAAGAGCGCCGCAGGCATCATTACACCCGGATCATGCAGAGTCAGGGCTGTTATGATCCGGCGCTGATCCGCACGGGAAGCTGGACCAGTGCTGACGGCTACCGGATGATGAGCGAGCTGCTGTCAGGTGTAAAGCGGCCTACGGCCTGCTTCGCTGCCAGTGATCCGCTGGCAGTCGGCGCCCTGCGCGCCCTGCATGATCACGGGATACAGGTGCCTGCGGGGATGGCAGTCGTCGGCTTCGATGATATCGAGATGGCGGCCTATGTCCAGCC is a window encoding:
- a CDS encoding sugar ABC transporter permease; this translates as MQNETILRTNKSPKSRLSRGLRDNLVAYSFIAPNFIGFALFTLVPMIFAFILAFVKWDGANPMKFIGLDNFSRLISDTTFHKALWNTIVYTIGVVPLTMIVALALAILLNQKIMGRNFMRTVFFFPYVASLVAVAAVWNFIFSPTMGPVNNILHLITGIPLEDLPRWAADKQWAMFTVVLFTVWKNMGYYMVIYLAGLQGINPELYEAAELDGAGPWRRFRNVTVPQLAPTTFFVLMILVINSFKVYDIFINLFAGADNQLNNATRVMVYQIYNTAFRSLDYGYASAMAIVLFLLVLGITIVQFRGEKKYGQ
- a CDS encoding sugar ABC transporter substrate-binding protein, producing MNLKRLYGMTLATALSVSMLAGCSGNNNTKDAAATASPASGNAATASSEPSQEPVTLKWALWDWEATAYYKPLIDAYKTAHPNVTIEYVDLGSTDYMTMLSTQLSGGADLDVLTIKDIPGYSNLVKQNHLEPLKTYMGDKSIDPSVYGGTVEQIEVNGEVYALPFRSDFWLIYYNKALFDKAGVDYPTNDMTFDQYDELARKMTSGSGSEKVYGAHYHTWRSAVQLFGILDGKNTVVGGNYDFLKPTYERILKEQEDGIVMDYATLKTSSTHYSGVFYNNSVAMMNMGSWFIATQIEKVKSGESQSKEWGIVKYPHPDGVEAGTTLGTITSLAVNQKSKHKEAALDFMNFVTGAEGAKVIASTGTIPAIKNDEVINSITSIDGFPADDNSKAALNTVQTYLEMPIHEKSADIEVILNEAHDNIMTKNATIDEGLKDMNDRVGQLLNN
- a CDS encoding sensor histidine kinase, whose translation is MKTLYIGPVIDEGVFTTVRKSTIKSRIILLMTAFALLIATLLSWFSYELITYYQRKTTIQATEFNLQLVSHIIEQDLIDLTTLAMTSSTNSSTNTLLTEYFGSAEASPKQALNVFNAMQDDVRINRSYSYVRRLIATDNSGKFLQVENFGTSVPLTIHNIGQVTGLTNEAEEQWDRVIKDPLSNSYGIPFVFPIYGRGATRMGTVYLLANTSVITDKLKGYALPEHSRLLLTLGEHHYQLTGDQVKAIEEPYEPVAYTSDKPVGPGTELSMVKMQNDRESHIVVSYPVRSGVMLSQTLSSDQFAPRSNIWILVLLGVCLLVLVLSAIITLYLTRTISLPVEKLKKRMDKIAQGNFLLDSGIEWNSELGDVGRGINRLSQDIVALMDSRLADEKQKQELEYRMLQNQINPHFLYNTLNSIKWMATIQNATGIAEMTTSLSRLLRSIAKDNRRLMPLKDELSLLDDYFLIQKYRYGSTVTMVTEIEEEALLAGLIPRFTLQPLVENAIFHGIEPKGRGDIVVRVTKSGFADLLITIEDNGVGMKEEQISTILTVPGDEAKGMLENIGLRSVNERLQLAFGGEYGLSIESEVGRYTKMKLLLPFRQRE
- a CDS encoding response regulator — its product is MIKLLIADDEALVCIGLQSMLKWEQYNIEIVGIAHNGAQEEEMIDTLRPDIVISDIKMPIKSGLEVAGSVRRKYGRLPLFIMLTSYEEFQYARGAIEVQATDYLVKLELTPEALAESIRRAISILEEYQTMESYPKLVHRGNLQAQRDKFFIRLLSGLFENKNQYLLQKEDLEVDLSAPAYLVCTCRILGPDTVPPRGDKLVALCSSTVQMAKDTLSSLSACYVTSLDLRNFALILPVAGPDPQLWMPDIQNLLADMASVLHNYFNVTIIGAIGFAAEDPFLLQGSYLAARKALPAAVKERSFVFFTEGEAPLQEQLLFDFSESRLEIRRAFEEMDTRALHSIISRMIESFDGRDDLLVPATDAACNILYMATSLLADGENMVEQIFEQEPEGYRAIYQMHTIEEIIGWLVQFRDGCVRMLATRRQSYKEQVVKNVQEYIKRNLGTKLSLNQVADVFNFSPNYLSHLFSKVAKVNYVEYITETKITAAKEMMVRGEGRIYEISQKLGYESAFYFSKVFKKVTGLSPRDYMQQIEGNTESN
- a CDS encoding AAA family ATPase; the encoded protein is MNKGQIVFLNGVTSSGKTSIVEAIQARSPEFFYVVANDLFEETIGERYLREDYWKYLSEAIIMMYHTAKVFSDHGKHVLIDGIIVERPGLAPHYEKVKEIFSGYPLSIVEVFCPLDICRQRNLAREHRSEDQSEEQHKLMARDIGYSFKVNTHENTSEECADLIVGHLFGERTAE
- a CDS encoding substrate-binding domain-containing protein; this translates as MATIKDIAREAGVSAATVSRVLNNDLSLAVSEETRSRVFTVAGQLGYKPSRVRQLKRENELGSKTISLLLWCTAEEERDDPYYGSIRRGVEMRCEELGIRLGQTLRGHSSPAPLRSAGDGLIVVGGSFQPGELAKLHQDPCTTVLVDHYSERTEYDSVRTHFRQAVDQALGHLLELGHREIAFIGGGSGEERRRHHYTRIMQSQGCYDPALIRTGSWTSADGYRMMSELLSGVKRPTACFAASDPLAVGALRALHDHGIQVPAGMAVVGFDDIEMAAYVQPPLTTVRAYPEQMGKAAVQLLAERFEGREAPSHTMIGTKLIVRETSGGTTD